The following proteins come from a genomic window of Candidatus Eremiobacteraceae bacterium:
- a CDS encoding ribose ABC transporter permease has protein sequence MAQAAAAAGDALKQKARASLYRIVGITVGLLVLLVAVNIATHGDFLAPGNVLNILRQIAVNAILATGQTFVIITAGIDLSVGSLVALTGVLMAGTLAGIHTPWLALLVAIVVGIGVGGWAGAINGTPVVKLGLPPFITTLAMMLMARGVAFMYTNGAPIEIDNNGFNDLGSGLFLQSLGRLVHIPGIPVPIVIMLAVVIAASFVLGQTRFGRYVYAIGGNEEAARLSGIAVGRVKLGVYIISGALAGLASLLLAARLNSGIPQSGLGYELQSIAAVVVGGTSLMGGRGSIGGTFVGALLIGVLYNVMNLLNVQSYAQEVVLGAVILVAVLLDELRKRYLAAR, from the coding sequence ATGGCGCAAGCCGCGGCCGCAGCGGGCGACGCTCTCAAGCAAAAGGCGCGTGCTTCGCTCTACCGCATCGTCGGTATCACCGTCGGCCTCCTCGTGCTTCTCGTCGCGGTGAACATCGCGACGCACGGCGACTTCCTGGCGCCAGGCAACGTCCTCAACATCTTACGGCAGATCGCCGTGAACGCCATCCTCGCGACCGGCCAGACGTTCGTCATCATCACCGCGGGCATCGATCTGTCCGTCGGTTCGCTCGTCGCGCTCACGGGCGTGCTCATGGCGGGCACGCTGGCGGGGATCCACACGCCATGGCTTGCGTTGCTCGTCGCGATCGTCGTCGGCATCGGCGTCGGCGGCTGGGCGGGCGCGATCAACGGCACGCCGGTGGTCAAGCTCGGGTTGCCGCCGTTCATCACGACGCTTGCGATGATGCTCATGGCGCGCGGCGTCGCCTTCATGTACACGAATGGCGCGCCGATCGAGATCGACAACAACGGTTTTAACGACCTCGGCTCCGGGTTGTTCCTCCAGTCGCTCGGCCGGCTCGTTCATATCCCCGGCATCCCGGTCCCGATCGTCATCATGCTCGCGGTCGTCATCGCGGCATCGTTCGTGCTCGGTCAGACGCGCTTCGGCCGGTACGTCTACGCGATCGGCGGCAACGAAGAGGCGGCGCGGCTATCAGGCATCGCGGTCGGCCGCGTGAAGCTCGGCGTCTACATCATCTCCGGCGCGCTTGCCGGGCTCGCGAGCCTGCTGCTCGCCGCGCGCCTCAATTCGGGCATACCGCAATCGGGTCTCGGCTACGAGTTGCAGTCCATCGCGGCAGTCGTCGTCGGCGGCACGTCGCTCATGGGCGGCCGCGGGTCAATCGGCGGTACGTTCGTCGGCGCGCTTCTCATCGGCGTGCTCTACAACGTCATGAACCTGCTCAACGTCCAGTCGTACGCGCAGGAGGTCGTCCTCGGCGCGGTAATCCTTGTGGCAGTTCTGCTCGACGAACTTCGAAAACGATACCTCGCGGCTAGGTAA